One window of Phalacrocorax carbo chromosome 1, bPhaCar2.1, whole genome shotgun sequence genomic DNA carries:
- the LRRC10 gene encoding leucine-rich repeat-containing protein 10: MGNSLKAIAAFVPSDECQKYLLEDIEEMPVDKTVDLSGRQLRRLPPHICSFTELVKLYLSDNNLNYLPPELEQLQNLQILALDFNNFKALPLVVCTLKQLCILYLGNNKLCSLPLELRLLQNLKTLWIESNCLQCLPEVVCELSLLKTLHAGSNALRTLPTQLRCLQELRTIWLSGNLLSEFPPVLLDMPFLEVIDVDRNSIRYFPSLAHLPGLKLVIYDHNPCRNAPKVAKGVRRVGRWSEESPEPRKRSGAVIEITLDERPSPPPPTKPEPEAEPC, encoded by the coding sequence ATGGGCAACAGTCTGAAAGCCATAGCTGCTTTTGTGCCCTCTGACGAGTGCCAGAAGTACCTTCTGGAAGACATAGAAGAAATGCCAGTGGATAAAACGGTGGATCTGAGTGGCAGGCAGCTGAGGCGGCTGCCTCCGCACATTTGCTCTTTTACAGAACTGGTCAAGCTGTATCTGAGCGACAACAACTTGAACTAtctgcctcctgagctggagcagctgcaaaACCTGCAGATCCTGGCACTGGACTTCAACAACTTCAAAGCGCTGCCCCTGGTCGTGTGCACACTGAAGCAGCTGTGCATCCTCTACCTGGGCAACAAcaagctctgcagcctgccccTTGAGCTGAGGCTCCTGCAGAACCTCAAGACCCTCTGgatcgagtccaactgcctgcAGTGCCTGCCCGAAGTGGTGTGCGAGCTCAGCCTGCTCAAGACCCTGCACGCCGGCTCCAACGCATTGCGCACGCTCCCCACCCAGCTGCggtgcctgcaggagctgcgCACCATCTGGCTCTCAGGCAACCTGTTGTCCGAGTTCCCCCCCGTGCTCCTGGACATGCCTTTTCTGGAGGTGATCGACGTGGATCGCAATTCCATCCGGTACTTCCCCAGCCTGGCTCACCTCCCTGGCCTGAAGCTGGTGATCTACGACCACAACCCCTGCAGAAATGCACCCAAGGTGGCCAAAGGGGTGCGCAGGGTGGGGAGATGGTCAGAGGAGTCCCCTGAGCCCCGCAAGCGGTCTGGGGCGGTGATAGAAATCACACTCGATGAGAGACCAtcaccacctcctcccaccAAGCCTGAGCCAGAAGCTGAGCCCTGCTGA